One Echinicola strongylocentroti DNA window includes the following coding sequences:
- a CDS encoding XRE family transcriptional regulator: MLLGKNLRYLRKQMQMTQENLSDQLGIKRTMISAYEDGRSEPKLSTLKMIGDILSVSIDELLFHDIEGKGRKALQKRDVKILTVSLDQEENENITMVPQKASAGYLNGYADPEYMQQLPQFHLPNLAKNATYRAFEVSGDSMLPLVPGTVVIGAFVEQPAEIKSGKTYILVTASEGVVYKRVFNYLDENGKLFLVSDNEMYKPYEVPGEEVEEVWEAKAFISTDFPNPKDKNKAVTLEDLAEMISELKYNIKKSG, translated from the coding sequence ATGCTACTTGGAAAAAATCTTAGGTATTTAAGGAAGCAAATGCAAATGACCCAAGAGAATCTATCTGATCAATTGGGGATTAAAAGGACGATGATTTCTGCCTATGAAGACGGAAGGTCGGAGCCTAAATTGTCCACGCTTAAAATGATTGGGGACATTCTTTCTGTTTCCATTGACGAGCTGCTTTTTCATGATATAGAAGGCAAGGGGAGGAAGGCCCTTCAAAAGCGCGATGTCAAGATATTGACCGTATCGCTGGATCAGGAGGAAAATGAGAATATCACCATGGTCCCCCAAAAAGCATCCGCAGGTTATCTCAACGGCTACGCTGATCCAGAGTACATGCAGCAACTTCCCCAATTCCATCTGCCTAATCTAGCCAAAAACGCCACTTATCGAGCCTTTGAGGTCAGTGGGGACAGCATGTTGCCTTTGGTGCCCGGTACCGTGGTCATTGGGGCTTTTGTGGAGCAGCCTGCTGAAATTAAAAGCGGGAAGACTTATATTTTGGTTACTGCTTCAGAAGGGGTCGTTTATAAAAGGGTCTTTAATTATCTGGATGAAAACGGAAAGTTATTTTTAGTATCTGATAATGAAATGTACAAACCCTATGAGGTTCCAGGCGAAGAGGTGGAAGAGGTATGGGAAGCCAAAGCATTTATCAGTACTGACTTTCCCAATCCAAAGGACAAAAACAAGGCAGTCACCTTGGAGGATTTAGCGGAGATGATTTCAGAATTGAAGTACAACATTAAAAAGTCCGGTTAA
- a CDS encoding TonB-dependent receptor family protein gives MKPITFTLIVFLCLSPLIASAQLTVSGQIIDGDNDEPLLFAQVALFEAGGDETITYTQSDENGNFNLGTESGTYDVKVFLIGYENKKIESLNVNEDRDLGKITLISEGKQLDEVVVQSNTIPMRTDVEGLVITPDQNLANVGGTLLDILRNTPSISVSDDGSISLRGSSGTNILINGRNSSLTQNLDQIPASAIEQIKVVNNPNARYDAEAEGGVINIILKRGEDMGTHGGAELTYGTRSRLNTGARFNHTTTKYNVYAGYNYRDWKGVSERSTFREVYEDNELLNQQGDNSDRRKNHNLNYGADYYFGKNILSYQGVYFTGKDAENNSLYSKMTDSETDDLLLQYVRQNNESETDDGYDNALIYERTFDDKNRELKISANNSYQNQYKTQNINIYRNASEATPENLNGREKALTDEKRYTSVIQADYIHPVNEKVKLEMGLKSTFRKFDNDYKYYQFSESTNDFVENTDISNHFLYKDQIHAAYFIYSRSGEKWDISLGTRAEQTLVEGLLYNTNELNEQDYLNLFPSVQALYKLNEENSLKFTYSRRIDRPTAWRLNPFPDITDSLSVRRGNPNLQPEMINSLEVGHMINMEKASLTTNLFYRHVDGVLDYITLVEDGISYQQPANLNTGEAYGLEFIGMADLTDWWNINGSVSLFQSKVDGSNIGEEFVSKGFSWNSKITTDFKLPHAFTLQLVGDYESPEVEAQGRDFARYGMDATLLKKLMDNKLQLSLSVRDVFNTRNFGGYNQSNDFYQEFRAEWESRIALFSARYNF, from the coding sequence ATGAAACCAATCACCTTCACACTTATTGTATTTTTATGCTTATCGCCGTTGATAGCATCTGCCCAGTTGACTGTTTCTGGACAAATTATAGATGGTGACAATGACGAGCCATTGCTATTTGCCCAAGTGGCACTTTTTGAAGCGGGAGGTGACGAAACCATCACCTACACCCAATCTGATGAAAACGGGAATTTTAACCTCGGGACAGAAAGCGGAACCTATGATGTAAAAGTGTTTTTGATCGGATATGAAAACAAGAAAATCGAAAGCCTGAATGTCAATGAAGACCGTGACCTAGGCAAGATCACGTTGATCTCTGAAGGCAAGCAGCTGGACGAAGTAGTCGTCCAGTCCAACACCATCCCCATGCGTACGGACGTCGAAGGACTGGTCATCACCCCTGATCAAAACCTGGCCAATGTCGGAGGCACACTGCTGGACATCTTGAGGAACACCCCATCCATCAGCGTATCTGACGATGGCTCCATATCCCTTAGAGGAAGCTCTGGCACCAATATCCTGATCAACGGAAGAAATTCCTCACTCACCCAAAACCTCGACCAAATACCCGCCAGTGCCATTGAGCAAATCAAGGTCGTGAACAATCCGAATGCACGCTATGATGCAGAAGCCGAAGGTGGGGTCATCAATATTATCCTGAAAAGAGGAGAAGATATGGGTACCCACGGCGGTGCAGAGCTCACCTATGGCACGCGCAGTCGGCTCAATACCGGCGCCAGGTTTAACCACACTACCACCAAGTATAATGTCTATGCAGGCTACAATTACCGGGACTGGAAAGGTGTGAGTGAACGCTCCACCTTCCGAGAGGTATATGAGGACAATGAACTCCTCAACCAACAAGGAGACAATAGCGACAGACGAAAAAACCATAACCTCAACTACGGCGCTGATTATTATTTTGGCAAAAACATCCTTAGTTATCAAGGGGTGTATTTTACAGGCAAAGATGCTGAAAACAATTCGCTGTACTCCAAAATGACCGATAGCGAAACCGATGACCTCTTGCTCCAGTATGTGCGGCAAAACAACGAGTCTGAAACAGATGATGGCTATGACAATGCCCTGATCTATGAAAGGACTTTTGATGACAAGAACCGAGAACTGAAAATCAGCGCCAATAATTCCTATCAAAACCAATACAAAACCCAAAACATCAATATCTACCGGAATGCCTCAGAAGCGACACCGGAAAACCTCAACGGTCGAGAAAAAGCCCTGACGGATGAAAAAAGGTACACCTCCGTCATCCAAGCGGACTACATCCACCCAGTCAATGAAAAAGTAAAGCTGGAAATGGGGCTAAAATCCACTTTCAGAAAGTTTGACAATGATTACAAATATTACCAGTTCTCCGAAAGTACCAATGACTTCGTAGAAAACACCGACATCAGCAACCACTTTCTCTACAAAGACCAAATCCACGCTGCCTATTTCATTTATTCCAGATCGGGCGAAAAATGGGACATCTCCCTTGGCACAAGGGCCGAACAAACCCTCGTAGAAGGATTGCTCTACAACACCAACGAACTGAACGAGCAGGATTACCTGAACCTCTTTCCCAGTGTCCAGGCACTGTACAAGCTGAATGAGGAAAACAGCCTGAAATTTACCTACAGCAGAAGAATCGACAGACCGACCGCCTGGAGGCTCAATCCTTTTCCGGATATCACCGACTCCCTCAGCGTGAGAAGAGGTAACCCCAACCTCCAACCCGAAATGATCAACTCACTGGAAGTGGGCCATATGATCAATATGGAAAAGGCCAGCTTGACCACCAACTTGTTCTATAGGCATGTGGATGGTGTATTGGACTATATCACCTTGGTGGAAGACGGGATTTCTTACCAGCAGCCTGCCAACCTGAACACCGGCGAAGCGTATGGACTGGAATTTATCGGCATGGCTGACCTGACCGATTGGTGGAATATCAACGGAAGTGTCTCTTTGTTCCAGAGTAAAGTGGATGGGTCCAATATCGGTGAGGAATTTGTCAGCAAAGGCTTTTCCTGGAACTCCAAAATCACCACTGATTTCAAGCTTCCCCATGCCTTCACCTTGCAGCTGGTGGGCGATTATGAATCCCCAGAAGTAGAAGCACAAGGACGAGATTTTGCACGCTACGGTATGGATGCCACCTTGCTGAAAAAATTAATGGACAACAAGCTGCAGCTATCACTCAGCGTCCGTGACGTCTTCAACACCCGCAACTTTGGCGGCTACAACCAATCCAATGACTTCTACCAAGAATTCCGAGCAGAATGGGAAAGCAGGATCGCGCTATTTAGTGCCCGGTATAATTTTTAA